The DNA region ACCAGATGCGTGGCGAAGGCCAGGACCGCGGCATGCCGAAGACGGCTCACAGCGTTTCCACGGAGAGCCGGAAGCTCCGCTTGGCGCATTCGCTGCGTAGCTGTTCTTCGGTCAGCCAGTTCGTCCACGAGACGAGTCCCCTGGGAACGTGCCGATCCGCAGACCCGGACAGCAGGAGCCCCGTCATCACCGAGGCGGGCATCACAGCCATGCGCTCTCCGTGTGAGGTCGCTACGATGCAAGCTCTTGTCTTCCGGTCCCCCGTCACCTCGACGCCGAGGGCCCCCGCATCATGCCCGATCCAGCTCAGCAATGCTGCGGAGCGCTGGAACATCGAAGTCCATGGCGCCCAGCTTCGATGGGTCAACCGCATCAGCGACAGGCACCAGTTCAAAGCGCGCAGCTCGGAGCCGGCGCGAAACTCCACGGTGTGCGCGCCGAAGGTCTCCGGCAAGACCTCGTGGTCGGGAACGTCGACGAGATAGCCGCGGCGCCTGCCAATGGGTGACGGGAAAAAGAAATCTCGTGGCTCGGACCATCCACGAACCGGGATCCATTCTCCACTGCGAAACACCCTGAAAGATTGCCCGACCGAATGCAGGAGCGAAGCAATCGTCGCGGTCTGTCTGGCCCCGCGGTTGCCGGGAGCCATCTGGATATGGATCGACTCAACGCTCCGCATTCCCGCGGAGGCGATCCGGGCGAGCAGCCCTGAAAGTGCGGGTACCGTGGACCAGCCGGTGCAAACGGCGCTGACCAGGTGCTTGTGAGCCGAGGTGATGGACACGACCTTCCTTACGAAGGAACGGTCGTCCGACAGGTCGATGTAGTGGATGCCGCGGTTCAGGCACAAATCCACCAGGGATGTGGGGAGCTCCTGATACGGCCCGGCGGCGCATATCGCCACCGTGACACCGTCAAGGGCACGGCTCAGAGAGCCTGGATCGTGCAAATCCGCAACGACGGTTTTGAAGCGGCCGGAGTTAAGTGGGCGCCGGCTCGCGACGATCGGATCGCAGTCCGCCTGTCCGAGCAGGTCATCGATCAGCAGCCGGCCGAAGAAGCCCGTTCCTCCGACGACCAGAACCCTTTTTGAGCCCATATCGCGAGCGTAGGGTGTGAGCGGCGCCATGCCGAGAGCAAATCGGCGGCGACGAGTGGAGTTCCCGGCGCCGCCGATGGATGTCACACCTGAATCGCTCTCCGACTACGGCGTGCCGGCTCCCGACGGGCAGCCGTCCGGTCCGACCGGGGTGCCCTTCGGCGTGTCGGGGCACTTGTCGATGCCGTCGTAAACGCCGTCCCCATCCGCATCGGTGGGGCAGCCGACCTCGTCGACTTTCCAGCCCGCCGGGGTGTTCGGGCAGCGATCGATGCCGTCCCAGATACCGTCATGGTCGGCGTCCTCGGTCGGACAGCCGTCCGGGTTCACCTTCGCCCCCTTGGGAGTCTTGGGGCACTTGTCGACCATGTCCGCTACGCCGTCGCCGTCGCTGTCGGCGGGACAGCCGGTGGCGTCGACCTTGGCGCCGGGAGGCGTGTCGGCGCACTTGTCGATGCCGTCAAAGACCTTGTCGCCGTCGGAGTCCTTGGGACAGCCGTGGGAATCGACATGCGCTCCCTTGGGCGTTCCGCCGCACTTGTCGTTCTTGTCGTAGACGCCGTCGCTGTCGCTGTCCGGCTTCGGGCCGCCGCCGAAGGACCAGAGGAGGCCGCCGGTCAGCTCATAGTTGGTCTGCGATTCGTCGACATTGTCGCCGACATCCACCGTCACCCAGCGCGCGTCGGCGCGCAGACCCCAGTTGCGGTCGTCGCCGAAATACCACCGCGCGCCGCCGCCGTAGTTGTAGCCGAGGTCCTTGGCATCGAGGTCCAGGTCATCCGATTCGGCACTCTCGCGACCCAGGCCGAAGGTGAGGAACCAGCGAAACTTCTTTTCGGGCCGGAAGTTGTACAGGATGTTGGCGCGCAGGGAGCTCAGATCCAGGTTGGGGGAGCCGTTGACATCGGCTTCGCTCGACACCTTCTGCCAGGATCCCTCCACGCTCCAGCGCTGAGTCATGAACCAGGCGCCGCGCAGCCCCCAGACGTTGGCGTTCTCCGGATCGAGATTGTCGTAGGAATCGGGATAGACCCGCCCGAGGTAGAAGCCCACCTCCCAGTCGCCGTCGACGCCGCCGCCGCCGCGCATCATCTCAGCCTGCGCCGGCGCGGCGCACAGGCAAAGGGCCGCAAGAACCGACGCTACCGTCCATCCTTTCAAGTACCGCATCGTTTTCTCCAATGGTGGAAGCGAAGCGTTGCGCCCCGCAGCAACGCGCCCGTTCGTCCGTCTTCACTGTCGATCTGCGGGCGCATCCTACTCCCATCTGCGGGGCCGGGTAAAGCCGCGCGCCGGAAGAGGCCGCTTCACTCGCCGCCGGATTTGTGGGCCGTGATCTGGGTGACGTGATTGGCGACCAGCCAGGCGACCACGACGGTGCCGTAGATGAAGCCCGTGACTCCTTCCATCACCGTCATGGCCCGCGCCCAGGAGCCGGTCGGCGTGATGTCTCCGAAGCCGATGGTCAGCAGGGTGGTGAAGCTGTAGTAGACGGCAGTCGGGAAGTTCGGAAGGCCGGCCGCATCGAGCAGCGTCACGGAATAGGCCGAGGCGGTGCACTGGTCGATGAGCAGATGGACCATCGCCCAGGTGACGCCGAGCATCAGGTAGCCGGCGACGGCGCCGGCGATGACGTTGAGGGTGATGCGCTGGGAGCGCAGGACGGAAGCCAGGATGATGACGGTGGTGTATCCGGTGAACAGCAGAGCGGTCGCCGTGCCGAAGGTTTCGGAGCCGATTCGAGGCAGACCGATATGCCGTACGTTACCCAGGACGCTCAGGAGCGAGAGGATCGACGAAATGATGAGATGCAGGCGGGAGTCGCGCGCCACCCAGATGCCGAAGAGGGGGAAGAGCACCCCGACGAGGCCTGCCTGCAATCCGCCCTCGCGGCGGGCCTGGGACAGGACCGGCTGCAGCGCCAGGAACGCCGAAACGCCGACGAGCGCGACGATGAAGCGCCGATCGTTGGATATGGCGGGGCGCATCTTGGGACGACGGAGGCTCATCGCAACTCCTGGGGGCGGGCGGGCTGGGTCGACGAGTGCATGAGGCAGCGGATTATATAGCCCGGCGAGCAACCGAGCTCTGGCGCCATCCGTTTCGCCGTCCGGCTCCAGGTCCAAAGGTCAGCTCCTGGCCAACTCTGGAGCAAGTTGCGGCGGCTTTTCTTGGAAGCAAATCGCTCTTTGGTGGCAGAGATCAAGCGGCTTGCCGACTCTGCCGGTTGCTGCTTGCGCTCAGCGGTATCATGCGTGCTCGCCTGATTATCCCGCACCCAGAGACCCGCGATCGTCGACAATGGGGTCAAGGAGTCAGAGGCACAGCCCACACCTAGCAGATCCATCGGCGGGACGGGAGGCAGCGTTGCGCGCGGGAAGACCTTGCATCTGCGGCCCGAAACGCTCCCTGTCCGGTCTATTGATTCTCTTCTTCTCTGGTGTTGGCGCCGTCCGGGCAGAGTCCCTTTTCTCTAATCCCATTTATGACTTGCCTGCAAAATCGACATTCATCCTCAGCGCCGACTTGAGCCAGGACAATCGACCCGACCTGATCGCGGCCAGCAGTGGCCGGATCCTCGTGTGGCTGGGTCTCCCGGAGGGGAAGCTCGGGCCGCCGGTTGTCTGGAGCACCGCTTCCGGCCAGGCAAGCGTGGCCATCGGGGACTTCAATGGAGACGCGATCCCGGACCTCGCGCAGCCTTCCACCGATCCGCAGGCCGGGGCGCAAGTGCTTTTCGGCCGGGGTGGCGGCACTTTCGGGGCGGCCCGGTTCCTCAGCATCAGCGGCTCCCACCAGAACGATTCCATCGCCACGGGAGACCTCAACGGCGACGGGAAGGATGATCTGGCGGTGGGGAGCAAAGCCCTCGGGAAAATCTGGATCGCGCTGAGCCGGGGCGAGGGATCTTTCGATTCTCCGGCCCTCCTCAGCTCGGGGGTCTTCGGCGACAGCCTCGCGATCGTGGATCTCAATGGGGATGGAAAGCGGGACCTGATCACTGCGGACACCCTGGCGGCTCCTCCCGCCCAGCCGTCCCAGCCGGGTTTCATACGGGTATTCCCCGGTCTGGGTGATGGCAGGTTCGGCGCGCCGATCTCCACCGGAGTGGGGATCTTCCCCGTTTCGCTCGCCGTGGCCGACCTCAACCATGACGGCAAACAGGATGTGGTGGTGGCGAACTGCTTTTCGAATGATGTCTCGATCCTGCTGGGACAGGGAAATGGAGCGCTCGCTCCGCAACCGTCGGTCTTGATTCAGGGTTCCTCAGGTCCCCAATCGGTGCTGGCCCAGGATCTGGATGGCGATGGCCATCCCGATCTCGCCGTGGGCGCCGGGCGCATGCCGCAACCGCCGATCATTCCCAGTCTACAATCGCTAACCTCCCAGAATCCCGAGGAGGACATCTCCCTGTTCCGGGGGCGAGGAGACGGCAGTTTCGAGGCGCCGACCATGAGCCGCTCATGGGGGGAGGCGAGCGATCTTGCCATCGGAGACTTCGACGGCGATTCCAGACCGGACCTGACGGCCCTGAATTCAGATCTGACGATCGTCCTTCTTCTGTCGAACGGCGACGGGACCTTCGGGAAGGACAGCGACCGGGTTTCCTTCGGCGCGGGCGCGCTCCTTTCCTCTCTCAACACCGCCGATTTCAATCGGGACGGAATGGCGGACCTCGCAACCTTGAACTATCCGCTGCCCGGCCAGCTGGGCGGGATACACGTTCGTCTGGGTCTCGGCAACGGCACCTTCGATCCAACCGAACGGGTCACGGTGTTGCAGTCCAGCACCAGCTACCTGCTTCCTCCGAACGCAGTCGGAGACTTCGATGGCGACGGAGATTCCGATCTCGTCCTTCTCGATCGCTCCTTCGGTCGCCTTGCGGTCACCATTCTCCTGGGAAACGGCGATGGGACCTTCACGCGGTACGGAAGCTACTCCGTGCCGGGACGACCGCTTGCCGTGGCGATCGCGGACTTCGATTACGACATGATCCAGGACCTGGCCGTCGCCACCAACGACTCCGTGGTCACCGTTGTCAAGGGAATCGGAGACGGGACTTTCACTCAGGTCTCCACCTTTCCTGTCAACACGGTACCGTTAGAGCACGGCATGGCCGCGGCTGACTTCAACGGTGACAATTACATGGATCTGGTGATGGTGCCCTGGGTCCTGTCGTTCCCCCGCCCCGGCCCGGCGTACGTTGCCGTGCTGCTCGGCCACGGGGACGGTACCTTCGCTCAGCCGACCCTGCTCCCGGCCGGGTTTTCCCCACGATGGCCTCTGGTTGCGGATTTCAACGGAGACGGGACAAGCGACCTGGCCGTGGCCGATGCGGCGACTGTCTCCGGAGCGTCGATCTCCATGGGGGTTGGCGTGCACATCAGCCGGGGCGACGGGACCTTCGAGCCGCCGGTCTGGAGCCACTTGAATCCCGCGCCGGAGTTTCTGGCGGCAGGCGACTTCGACGGAGACGGCAAGCTCGACATGGCCGTGGGCAAGGAAAGCGGGAGCCGGGAAACCTCCATTCTCATCGGACGAGGCGATGGGTCCTTCCGGCCCCCGCTGGGATTCGGAGGCTATTATCCATCGTTCATGGTGACGGCCGATTTC from Candidatus Polarisedimenticolia bacterium includes:
- a CDS encoding saccharopine dehydrogenase NADP-binding domain-containing protein; the protein is MTSIGGAGNSTRRRRFALGMAPLTPYARDMGSKRVLVVGGTGFFGRLLIDDLLGQADCDPIVASRRPLNSGRFKTVVADLHDPGSLSRALDGVTVAICAAGPYQELPTSLVDLCLNRGIHYIDLSDDRSFVRKVVSITSAHKHLVSAVCTGWSTVPALSGLLARIASAGMRSVESIHIQMAPGNRGARQTATIASLLHSVGQSFRVFRSGEWIPVRGWSEPRDFFFPSPIGRRRGYLVDVPDHEVLPETFGAHTVEFRAGSELRALNWCLSLMRLTHRSWAPWTSMFQRSAALLSWIGHDAGALGVEVTGDRKTRACIVATSHGERMAVMPASVMTGLLLSGSADRHVPRGLVSWTNWLTEEQLRSECAKRSFRLSVETL
- a CDS encoding thrombospondin type 3 repeat-containing protein, with product MRYLKGWTVASVLAALCLCAAPAQAEMMRGGGGVDGDWEVGFYLGRVYPDSYDNLDPENANVWGLRGAWFMTQRWSVEGSWQKVSSEADVNGSPNLDLSSLRANILYNFRPEKKFRWFLTFGLGRESAESDDLDLDAKDLGYNYGGGARWYFGDDRNWGLRADARWVTVDVGDNVDESQTNYELTGGLLWSFGGGPKPDSDSDGVYDKNDKCGGTPKGAHVDSHGCPKDSDGDKVFDGIDKCADTPPGAKVDATGCPADSDGDGVADMVDKCPKTPKGAKVNPDGCPTEDADHDGIWDGIDRCPNTPAGWKVDEVGCPTDADGDGVYDGIDKCPDTPKGTPVGPDGCPSGAGTP
- a CDS encoding potassium channel family protein; this translates as MSLRRPKMRPAISNDRRFIVALVGVSAFLALQPVLSQARREGGLQAGLVGVLFPLFGIWVARDSRLHLIISSILSLLSVLGNVRHIGLPRIGSETFGTATALLFTGYTTVIILASVLRSQRITLNVIAGAVAGYLMLGVTWAMVHLLIDQCTASAYSVTLLDAAGLPNFPTAVYYSFTTLLTIGFGDITPTGSWARAMTVMEGVTGFIYGTVVVAWLVANHVTQITAHKSGGE
- a CDS encoding VCBS repeat-containing protein; the protein is MGSRSQRHSPHLADPSAGREAALRAGRPCICGPKRSLSGLLILFFSGVGAVRAESLFSNPIYDLPAKSTFILSADLSQDNRPDLIAASSGRILVWLGLPEGKLGPPVVWSTASGQASVAIGDFNGDAIPDLAQPSTDPQAGAQVLFGRGGGTFGAARFLSISGSHQNDSIATGDLNGDGKDDLAVGSKALGKIWIALSRGEGSFDSPALLSSGVFGDSLAIVDLNGDGKRDLITADTLAAPPAQPSQPGFIRVFPGLGDGRFGAPISTGVGIFPVSLAVADLNHDGKQDVVVANCFSNDVSILLGQGNGALAPQPSVLIQGSSGPQSVLAQDLDGDGHPDLAVGAGRMPQPPIIPSLQSLTSQNPEEDISLFRGRGDGSFEAPTMSRSWGEASDLAIGDFDGDSRPDLTALNSDLTIVLLLSNGDGTFGKDSDRVSFGAGALLSSLNTADFNRDGMADLATLNYPLPGQLGGIHVRLGLGNGTFDPTERVTVLQSSTSYLLPPNAVGDFDGDGDSDLVLLDRSFGRLAVTILLGNGDGTFTRYGSYSVPGRPLAVAIADFDYDMIQDLAVATNDSVVTVVKGIGDGTFTQVSTFPVNTVPLEHGMAAADFNGDNYMDLVMVPWVLSFPRPGPAYVAVLLGHGDGTFAQPTLLPAGFSPRWPLVADFNGDGTSDLAVADAATVSGASISMGVGVHISRGDGTFEPPVWSHLNPAPEFLAAGDFDGDGKLDMAVGKESGSRETSILIGRGDGSFRPPLGFGGYYPSFMVTADFNRDGRTDLAGVDSPFRETAGARVLLAMPPGPRHGPDADTGGNRQAECGARLDGSASSDPDSTPGSNDDILGFDWFEGVMDGVSPTFLARGELADANLPPGEHHIRLIVTDRLGETDSEDFLLTIVDNTAPQLAVSLSPRVLSPPNHKLMPVHATVSAEDRCGGVALVLESISSSEPDDSPGGGDGNTTGDIREAQYGTADLDFLLRSERLRPGPGRIYVIRYRATDDAGNTTLASATVAVPGTP